One genomic window of Anaerolineae bacterium includes the following:
- a CDS encoding aldehyde dehydrogenase family protein → MAQKMKITYATISADNEELQSAYDQAIARVKTEWLGVEVPMFIDGEKAYANEKFKSYSPINTDMHLCTAQKGTAEHARLAIAAAKAAFPGWRKTPWPDRVALIRQLAEKISANSLELSALMILEVGKSRLEALGEVEETADLLRYYADSMEKNRGFINELGKLNPNDPGEHNFSVLRPYGVWVVISPFNFPMALSAAPIAAALVTGNTVVFKSSSDVPYDGWKTAELFAEAGLPPGVFNYVSGPGATVGQELQDNPDMSGWTFTGSYNVGMTVLKTAGQGQYPRPAIIEMGGKNPTIVSNTAEVNKAVTGVVRAAFGMDGQKCSACSRVYVQAGIYDAFKSKLIEQTTAIKIGDPTRRNTFMGTVINKAAYEKYQQYMAQARVDGQVLVGGRVLTEGDFAKGYFVEPAIIEGLPEDHELVKTELFVPILYLAKVNTLDEAMAKANATHYGLTAGFFGEDKQEIEWFLDNIQAGTIYANRMAGATTGAWPGVQAFGGWKGSGSSGKGIGSLYTLALYMHEQSRTIIG, encoded by the coding sequence TGCCAGGGTCAAGACCGAGTGGTTGGGCGTGGAAGTGCCTATGTTTATTGACGGGGAAAAAGCTTACGCCAATGAAAAATTTAAGAGTTATAGCCCCATCAATACCGACATGCATTTATGCACGGCGCAAAAAGGAACGGCGGAGCATGCCCGGTTAGCCATTGCGGCGGCTAAAGCGGCTTTCCCCGGTTGGCGTAAAACTCCCTGGCCGGACCGGGTAGCCCTTATCCGCCAACTGGCCGAGAAAATAAGCGCGAACAGCCTGGAACTCAGCGCGTTGATGATTTTGGAGGTAGGAAAAAGCCGGCTAGAAGCCTTGGGCGAGGTAGAAGAAACCGCCGACTTGCTGCGCTATTATGCCGATTCAATGGAGAAAAACAGGGGTTTTATCAACGAGTTGGGCAAGCTCAATCCCAATGATCCCGGTGAGCATAACTTCAGCGTGCTGCGCCCCTATGGGGTGTGGGTGGTCATCTCGCCGTTCAATTTTCCCATGGCCCTTTCCGCTGCGCCCATTGCGGCGGCCCTGGTCACGGGTAACACGGTTGTTTTCAAAAGTTCTTCCGACGTGCCCTACGATGGTTGGAAAACGGCGGAGTTGTTTGCCGAAGCCGGTCTGCCGCCAGGGGTATTTAACTATGTCAGCGGCCCGGGGGCAACGGTGGGCCAGGAGTTGCAGGACAATCCTGACATGAGTGGCTGGACCTTCACCGGCTCTTATAACGTAGGCATGACGGTTTTAAAAACAGCCGGTCAGGGACAGTATCCTCGCCCGGCCATTATTGAAATGGGAGGCAAAAATCCCACCATTGTTTCCAATACGGCTGAAGTAAATAAGGCCGTTACCGGCGTAGTCCGGGCTGCCTTTGGCATGGATGGGCAGAAATGTTCAGCTTGCTCCCGGGTTTATGTGCAAGCAGGGATATACGATGCCTTCAAGTCCAAATTGATCGAACAAACCACGGCCATCAAAATTGGCGATCCCACCCGGCGCAATACTTTTATGGGCACAGTGATCAATAAAGCGGCCTATGAAAAATACCAACAGTATATGGCCCAGGCTCGCGTCGACGGCCAGGTATTGGTTGGGGGCCGGGTGTTGACCGAGGGCGATTTTGCCAAGGGCTATTTTGTTGAACCGGCCATTATCGAGGGGCTGCCCGAAGATCACGAGCTGGTTAAAACCGAGTTGTTTGTGCCCATTTTGTATCTGGCCAAGGTCAACACCCTGGATGAGGCTATGGCCAAAGCCAACGCCACCCATTACGGCCTGACCGCCGGTTTCTTTGGCGAAGATAAGCAAGAGATTGAATGGTTTTTAGATAATATTCAGGCCGGAACAATTTACGCTAATCGGATGGCGGGCGCTACTACCGGCGCCTGGCCCGGCGTGCAGGCGTTTGGCGGCTGGAAAGGGAGTGGGTCCAGTGGCAAGGGCATTGGCTCGCTCTATACGCTGGCGCTTTATATGCACGAGCAAAGCCGCACGATTATTGGTTGA